The following are encoded in a window of Podospora pseudoanserina strain CBS 124.78 chromosome 6, whole genome shotgun sequence genomic DNA:
- a CDS encoding hypothetical protein (EggNog:ENOG503NUKI; COG:O; MEROPS:MER0000485) gives MPRPTQTITLPILPLPPGAVLLPGVIQRISVSSLRPDVASLLAAVYTRAAAASTSSSKSGPSGRIDTIPIACLPLSSPLINYKGQQLLLQKEDSPSTPPPKIDPSKATKNDLFPYGVDAKITGIEGRGTGEFTLLVEGICRVKLEKAWTNTERGFLEGRVIDLVDDATELEKGGVVLQELFNHLKMLSRELVAILRLTAMLPRSGQQGLSPLLARRLDLFITRQKQPGALADFMANIVEASYEEKLMVLAAVEVKVRVQRVIDLLDRQVNGLKRGIKITAISTTGSGMFPFLDKGKEEEERERFRRGGTIVPVKGGLPGVGGLPGMFSGGQQPKGMIGGGGQDGEDQEPNEIEELAKRLEAAKLSPEGAKVAERELKRLKKIHPAQAEYAVTRTYLETLAEIPWTVTTDDRLGPHTLPRARKQLDEDHYGLEKVKKRLLEYLAVLRLKQSVNEEVDKEIKKVEEELGAASAHRDTKEAEEAAEKAADATTALEEKIKANSAKVEILRSKRMVDKSPILLLVGPPGVGKTSLARSVATALGRKFHRISLGGVRDEAEIRGHRRTYVAAMPGLIVQGLKKVGVANPVVLLDEIDKIGGSNHHGDPSAAMLEVLDPEQNHNFVDHYINIPIDLSKVMFIATANSLDTIPAPLLDRMETIYIPGYTTLEKRHIAMQHLVPKQIRVNGLREEQVVFTEEVVGRIIESYTREAGVRNLEREIGSVLRGKAVEYADAKDAGHPEKYNPVLTVDDLERFLGIEKFEEEIAEKTSRPGIVTGLVAYSSGGNGSILFIEVADMPGSGRLQLTGKLGDVLKESVEVALTWVKANAYELGLTQNPGEDIMKGRSIHVHCPSGSIPKDGPSSGIAQAVAMVSLFSGRAVPPTMAMTGEISLRGRVTAVGGIKEKLIGALRAGVKTVLLPAQNRKDVKDLPQEVKDGLEILHVEHIWEAIRFVWPDAEWPVDRKGVAVQSRL, from the exons aTGCCCcgcccaacccaaaccataaccctccccatcctccccctccccccaggcGCGGTTCTTCTCCCGGGAGTAATCCAACGAatctccgtctcctccctccgccccgacgtcgcctccctcctcgcagcAGTCTACACCCGCGCCGCGgccgcctccacctcgtccagcaAATCCGGCCCCAGCGGAAGAATAGACACCATCCCCATCGCCTGCCTCCCCCTGTCCTCCCCCCTGATCAACTACAAGGGtcaacagctcctcctccagaaaGAAGACTCTCCAtctacaccacccccgaAAATCGACCCCTCCAAAGCCACCAAGAACGACCTCTTCCCCTACGGCGTCGACGCCAAAATCACGGGTATCGAAGGTCGTGGAACGGGGGAGTTTACCCTCCTAGTCGAGGGCATCTGCCGCGTAAAGCTAGAAAAAGCCTGGACCAACACCGAAAGAGGCTTTCTCGAGGGCAGGGTAATCGACCTCGTCGATGATGCAACCGAGCTTGAAAAGGGCGGGGTGGTGCTCCAGGAATTGTTTAACCACCTCAAAATGCTGAGTCGGGAGTTGGTTGCGATTCTTAGGTTGACTGCCATGTTGCCGAGATCTGGTCAGCAGGGTTTGTCGCCTTTGTTGGCTAGGAGACTGGATCTCTTTATTACACGGCAGAAGCAGCCGGGGGCGTTGGCGGACTTTATGGCGAACATTGTGGAGGCTAGTTATGAGGAGAAGttgatggtgctggcggcggtggaggtgaaggtgagggtgcaGAGGGTGATTGATTTGTTGGATAGGCAGGTGAAtgggttgaagagggggattAAAATTACGGCTATTAGCACGAcggggagtgggatgtttCCGTTTTTAGataaggggaaggaggaggaggagagggagaggtttaggaggggggggacGATTGTGCCGGTTAAAGGGGGGTTGcctggggtgggggggttgccgGGAATGTTTTCGGGGGGGCAGCAACCAAAGGGGAtgattggaggaggggggcaggatggggaggatcaGGAACCGAATGAGATTGAGGAGTTGGCCAAGAGGCTGGAGGCTGCGAAGCTTTCGCCTGAGGGGGCTAAGGTGGCGGAGAGGGAATTGAAGAGGCTGAAAAAAATCCATCCCGCGCAGGCTGAGTACGCTGTTACGCGGACATATCTGGAGACGCTGGCGGAGATTCCGTGGACGGTTACGACTGATGATCGGCTGGGACCGCATACGctgccgagggcgaggaagcaGTTGGATGAGGATCATTatgggttggagaaggtcaagaagagGCTGTTGGAGTACTTGGCGGTGCTGAGGTTGAAGCAGAGTGTgaatgaggaggttgacaaggagatcaagaaggtggaggaggagcttggggcCGCTAGTGCCCACCGTGACAccaaggaggcggaggaagcggccgagaaggctgctgatGCAACTACTGccctggaggagaagatcaaggctAATAGTGCGAAGGTTGAGATTCTTCGCAGCAAAAGAATGGTTGATAAGTCCCCCATTCTTTTGCTTGTCGGCCCCCCAGGTGTAGGCAAGACCTCCCTTGCCCGCTCCGTCGCTACAGCCCTTGGCCGCAAGTTCCACCGCATCTCCCTCGGCGGTGTCCGCGATGAGGCGGAAATCCGCGGCCACAGAAGAACCTACGTCGCAGCCATGCCAGGTCTTATAGTACAGGGCCTCAAGAAAGTCGGCGTGGCGAACCCAGTCGTCCTGCTCGACGAAATCGACAAGATTGGCGgctccaaccaccacggcGACCCCTCTGCTGCCATGCTGGAAGTTCTCGACCCGGAGCAGAACCACAACTTTGTCGATCACTACATCAACATCCCTATTGACTTGAGCAAGGTCATGTTCATTGCCACAGCCAACAGCCTGGATACCATCCCGGCACCGCTGCTGGACAGGATGGAGACGATTTACATTCCGGGGTACACCacgttggagaagaggcaTATTGCCATGCAGCATTTGGTACCGAAGCAGATTAGGGTCAACGGGctgagggaggagcaggttgtTTTtacggaggaggtggtggggaggatcATTGAGAGTTATACACGGGAGGCGGGGGTCAGAAATCTGGAAAGGGAGATTGGGtcggtgttgagggggaaggcGGTTGAGTACGCGGATGCGAAGGATGCGGGACACCCGGAGAAGTACAATCCTGTGCTGACGGTGGATGATCTTGAGCGATTCCTCGGCATTGAgaagtttgaggaggagattgcggAGAAGACGAGCAGGCCGGGGATTGTCACGGGCTTAGTGGCGTATAGCTCGGGAGGAAATGGGAGCATCCTGTTTATCGAGGTGGCGGACATGCCGGGCAGTGGAAGGTTGCAGCTCACGGGTAAACTGGGGGATGTGCTGAAGGAGAGTGTGGAGGTGGCGCTTACGTGGGTGAAGGCGAATGCGTACGAGCTTGGCCTGACGCAGAACCCGGGGGAGGATATcatgaaggggaggagcaTTCATGTGCATTGTCCTAGTGGAAGTATTCCCAAGGATGGGCCGAGCAGTGGGATTGCGCAGGCGGTGGCAATGGTTAGTTTGTTTAGTGGGAGGGCAGTGCCGCCTACTATGGCCATGACG GGCGAGATCTCCCTCCGTGGCCGCGTCACTGCCGTCGGTGGCATCAAGGAGAAACTTATTGGTGCGTTGAGGGCGGGAGTCAAGACTGTGTTGCTACCTGCGCAGAACAGGAAGGATGTGAAGGACTTGCCGCAGGAGGTGAAGGATGGGTTGGAGATTTTGCATGTGGAGCATATCTGGGAGGCGATACGGTTTGTCTGGCCTGATGCGGAGTGGCCGGTGGATAGGAAGGGTGTTGCTGTTCAGAGTCGGTTGTAA
- a CDS encoding hypothetical protein (EggNog:ENOG503PU71; COG:S): MQRSHPGDDSWTPLGQRRGISDLARSALSLDLHWVRADTESAARQRSYPSPPMSGSPSIPPKLSQEAAERAQGSYQPITQDVYRGIPTSQGHERAQASNIAGPSRQFLTDPPERTAYSFPPQQSERPAPQPLTYSHLSSQIGGQPGPAYLPIPGTGSAVGPSGQLAASQTYPSTLHSQLQDPLQHSSAKARKTKGHVASACVPCKKAHLRCDRRYPEPFRPD; this comes from the exons atgcAGCGCAGCCATCCAGGTGACGACTCCTGGACACCTCTCGGCCAACGCCGAGGGATATCAGACCTGGCGCGATCCGCCTTGAGTCTCGACTTGCACTGGGTCAGGGCAGACACTGAAAGTGCTGCTCGTCAGAGGAGctatccctctccccccatgTCAGGATCTCCATCGATCCCCCCTAAACTCAGCCAGGAGGCAGCCGAACGGGCGCAGGGAAGCTATCAGCCCATCACGCAGGATGTTTACCGTGGAATCCCAACATCACAAGGTCACGAAAGGGCGCAGGCGAGCAACATAGCAGGACCTTCTCGGCAGTTCCTCACCGATCCACCAGAACGAACCGCATATTCTTTCCCTCCACAGCAATCTGAGAGACCGGCACCTCAGCCTCTTACTTACTCCCATTTGTCCAGCCAGATCGGTGGACAACCAGGGCCGGCATATCTCCCAATCCCAGGCACAGGCAGTGCAGTTGGGCCATCGGGACAGCTGGCAGCTTCCCAAACCTATCCTTCAACACTTCACTCACAGCTGCAAGATCCTCTTCAACATAGCTCTGCAAAGGCGAGGAAGACCAAGGGGCATGTGGCATCCGCATGTGTGCCGTGCAAGAAAGCCCACCTTCG ATGTG